The window CCACGAGCCGCAGCAGCGCCGGGGCCACCTCCTCCGGCGCCGGCAGGCCCGTCAGGTCCTCCCCGGGCTCGGCCGCCGCCATCATCCGCGTCCGCATCGAGCCCGGATCCGCCCACCACACCCGCAGCCCCGGCTCCTCCACCGCCAGGACGGCCGACATCAGGTCCCCCGCCGCCTTGGTCGCCCCGTACGCCCCCCACGTCGCGTACGCCACCACCGCCGCGTCCGAGCTGATGTTCAGCACCGCCCCGGCCTCCGAGGCCCGCAACAGCGGCAGCGCCTCCTGGACCAGCCCCAGCGGCCCCACCACATTGACCTCGAACGCCTCGCGCAGCCCGTCCAGCGGATGGAGCTCCAGCGGCACCAACGGCTCCGCCCCCAGCACCCCGGCGTTGTTCACCAGCAGGTCCAGCCCGCCCAGCTCCCGCGCCGCGGCCACCAGCGCCGCCCGGTGGGCCCGCGAGGACACGTCCCCGGCCACGGCCACCACCCGCACCCCCGAGGCCCGCTCCAGCCCGCCGGCGGCCTCCTTCAGCGCCCCCTCGCCCCGCGCACCCAGCACCAGGTCCCAGCCGCGCGCCGCCAGCTCCCCGGCCAGCGCCCGGCCGAGCCCCCTGGACGCCCCCGTCACGATCGCCACCGACATGACAGCACCCCTCGTTCCCGTTCCGATCAGCAGATGCCCCCAACCTAGGAAGGGACCACCCGCCGCCGCGTCGGCCGCGAGCCCCACCCGCACGGGTCCGTTGGACCTACATCCACCGCCCGATCCCGCAGGTCACGGCCGCGGGTACGGTGTGCCCATGACCGGTAGCCCCCTGCCCGGCGGACCCCGCAGCGGCCTGGCAGCCGTGAGCACCGCGCTGCTCGCCATGAGCCGCCGCCTGGAGGTCCGCGACGTCCTGCGCACGATCGTCGTGTCGGCCCGCGAGCTCCTCGACGCCGAGTACGCGGCCCTGGGCGTCCCGGACGACCACGGCGGCTTCGCCCAGTTCGTCGTCGACGGCATCAGCGCGGAGCAGTGGCGCCGCATCGGCCCGCTGCCCCGCCAGCACGGCATCCTCGCCGCGATGCTCCACGAGGGCGGCCCCGAGCGCCTGGCCGACGTACGCGAGGACCCCCGCTTCGAGGGCTGGCCCGCCGCCCACCCCGAGATGTCCGACTTCCTCGGCATGCCCGTCCGGGACGGGGAGGAGACCCTCGGCGCCCTCTTCCTCGCGAACAAGCGCGGCCCGCACGGCTTCACGGACGAGGACCAGGAACTCCTCTCCCTCCTCGCCCAGCACGCGGCGATCGCCCTCACCAACGCCCGGCTCTACGAGCGCAGCCGCGAGCTCACCATCGCCGAGGAGCGCTCCCGGCTCGCCCACGAGCTGCACGACGCCGTCAGCCAGAAGCTCTTCTCGCTGCGCCTCACCGCCCAGGCCGCCGCCGCCCTCGTCGACCGCGACCCGGCCCGGGCCAAGGACGAGCTCCAGCAGGTGGCGGCCCTGGCCGCGGAGGCCGCCGACGAACTGCGCGCCGCCGTGACCGAGCTCCGCCCGGCCGCCCTGGACGAGGACGGCCTGATCGCCACCCTGCGCACGCACGCCCACGTACTGGACCGCGCCCACGCCGCGCACGTCACCTTCGCCTGCGACGGCGTACGGGCCCTGCCCGCGACCCAGGAGGAAGCGGTCCTGCGCGTCGCCCAGGAGGCCCTCCACAACGCCCTGCGCCACTCGGAGGGCGACCGGGTCGAGGTCACCCTGACCCGGACGCCCGCCGGGGGAGCGGTCCTCAAGGTCGTCGACTCCGGCAAGGGCTTCGACCCCCGCACCGTCCGCCGGGCCGGCCGCCACCTGGGTCTGGTCTCCATGCGCGACCGCGCGAGCGGCGTCGGCGGCCGGCTCACCGTGCACTCGGAGCCCGGTCAGGGCACCACGATCGAGATGGAGGTCCCCGGTGGCTGACAGTGGCGGCCGAAGCGGCATCCGCATCCGTGTCCTGCTGGTCGACGACCACCAGGTGGTCCGGCGCGGCCTGCGGACCTTCCTGGAGGTCCAGGACGACATCGAGGTGGTGGGCGAGGCCTCGGACGGCGAGGAGGGAATCGCCCGCGCCGAGGAGCTGCGGCCCGACGTGATCCTCATGGACATCAAGATGCCGGGCACCGACGGCATCGAGGCGCTGCGCAGGCTGCGGGAGCTGGCGAACCCCGCCCGGGTGCTGATCGTCACCAGCTTCACGGAGCAGCGGACCGTGGTCCCCGCCCTGCGGGCCGGCGCCGCGGGATACGTCTACAAGGACATCGACCCCGACGCCCTGGCCGGAGCCATCCGCTCCGTCCACGCCGGCCACGTCCTCCTCCAGCCGGAGGTGGCGGAGTCCCTGCTCTCCCAGGACGACCAGGGCCCCTCAGCCGGGCGGCCCGGCTCGCTGACCGACCGCGAACGCGAGGTCCTCGGCCTCATCGCGGACGGCCGCTCCAACCGCGAGATCGCCCGCGCCCTGGTCCTGTCCGAGAAGACGGTCAAGACGCACGTCTCGAACATCCTGATGAAGCTGGACCTTTCCGACCGGACTCAGGCCGCATTGTGGGCGGTCCGGCACGGAATCGCCGAGTAAGGGGCGTCATCGGATCGTCTCGTTCCGGACTGAGATTCATACGGTCGGGTGTATGTAGCCCACATGGCGTATCCCGATCGCGGGCCGGCCGTTCTCCATGGCGTGCCGCGACGGCTGGTCGCGGCAGACGTACTGGAGGACGAGAACGTGAAGAACTTCAAGAAGGCCGCAGCCGTCACCATGATCGCGGGCGGCCTCGTCGCCGCCGGCGCCGGTGTCTCCTCGGCGCACGGCGGTGCGTCGGCGGAGGGCGGGGCCTTGAACTCGCCGGGCGTGGCCTCCGGGAACCTGCTCCAGGTCCCCGTCCACGTCCCCGTGAACGTGGTGGGCAACACGGTCAACGTGATCGGCCTGCTCAACCCGGCCTTCGGCAACACGGGCGTGAACGCCTGACCCCGGCCGAACCCGCGGCCCCGCTTCCCCCTCTCCCCTGGAAGCGGGGCCGCTGCATTTCCGCCGCCTGCCCAGCCCGGCCGGGCGCAGCCAAATCCAGCCCCGCCGGCGTTTGAGGCGCGGGGTCCGGGGCGGAGCCCCAGGAGCGGGGCGCAGCCCCGTTCGGCCCGGCGCAGCCGCCCCGCACCGCCCACCGCCCCCGCGCGGCTAGCGCCCCCGCTCACGCTCCTCAACGGCCGAGTTGTATGCCGCGACCAGCGCCCGCCGAGCCACCCGCTCCACCGGCCGCAACACCTCCGCCCGCGCCGCCATCTCCGAGGCGGCCACCGCGCCCCCGTGCCCCTTCTCGTACGCCAGCGACACCATCAGGTCCACCCGCTGCGCCAGCGCCAGCACCCGCACCGCCCGCGCCGGATACCCCGGCGCCAGCGCGTCCCGTCCGGCCTCCGCCCGTGCCCGGTACGCCGACAGCGCCGCCTCC of the Streptomyces sp. NBC_01294 genome contains:
- a CDS encoding SDR family NAD(P)-dependent oxidoreductase, whose protein sequence is MSVAIVTGASRGLGRALAGELAARGWDLVLGARGEGALKEAAGGLERASGVRVVAVAGDVSSRAHRAALVAAARELGGLDLLVNNAGVLGAEPLVPLELHPLDGLREAFEVNVVGPLGLVQEALPLLRASEAGAVLNISSDAAVVAYATWGAYGATKAAGDLMSAVLAVEEPGLRVWWADPGSMRTRMMAAAEPGEDLTGLPAPEEVAPALLRLVEGALPSGRYTAQGLAGEGQAAEGRAGEGQAEEPAGEGPAAGAVRETGSGAGR
- a CDS encoding response regulator transcription factor is translated as MADSGGRSGIRIRVLLVDDHQVVRRGLRTFLEVQDDIEVVGEASDGEEGIARAEELRPDVILMDIKMPGTDGIEALRRLRELANPARVLIVTSFTEQRTVVPALRAGAAGYVYKDIDPDALAGAIRSVHAGHVLLQPEVAESLLSQDDQGPSAGRPGSLTDREREVLGLIADGRSNREIARALVLSEKTVKTHVSNILMKLDLSDRTQAALWAVRHGIAE
- a CDS encoding chaplin, with protein sequence MKNFKKAAAVTMIAGGLVAAGAGVSSAHGGASAEGGALNSPGVASGNLLQVPVHVPVNVVGNTVNVIGLLNPAFGNTGVNA
- a CDS encoding GAF domain-containing sensor histidine kinase — protein: MPGGPRSGLAAVSTALLAMSRRLEVRDVLRTIVVSARELLDAEYAALGVPDDHGGFAQFVVDGISAEQWRRIGPLPRQHGILAAMLHEGGPERLADVREDPRFEGWPAAHPEMSDFLGMPVRDGEETLGALFLANKRGPHGFTDEDQELLSLLAQHAAIALTNARLYERSRELTIAEERSRLAHELHDAVSQKLFSLRLTAQAAAALVDRDPARAKDELQQVAALAAEAADELRAAVTELRPAALDEDGLIATLRTHAHVLDRAHAAHVTFACDGVRALPATQEEAVLRVAQEALHNALRHSEGDRVEVTLTRTPAGGAVLKVVDSGKGFDPRTVRRAGRHLGLVSMRDRASGVGGRLTVHSEPGQGTTIEMEVPGG